Sequence from the Flavobacterium sp. J372 genome:
CCCATATCTCAACAGCGTAATTGCCGTAGCCCGCGTTAAAGGCTTTCAGGGTGAGAAATATGATGAATTTCACCTGGCTGCCTGTGCCAAGCATTTTGCAGGTTATTCGTTTGCAGAAGCAGGGCGTGATTATAACACGGTTGATATTAGTGACAATACGCTTCACAACATCATCCTCCCTCCTTTCAAGGCAGCAGCTGAGGCGGGTGTTGCTACATTCATGAATTCATTCAACGAACTGGAAGGCATCCCTGCAACCGGAAACCATTACCTACAGCGCGACATACTTAAAAACAGGTGGAATTACCAGGGTTTTGTAGTGTCTGACTGGGGATCGCTTGGTGAGATGGTAGCGCACGGTTATGCTAAAGACTTAAAACATGCGTCTGAGCTTGCGGCAAACGCAGGCAGTGATATGGATATGGAATCAAGCGGTTATGTAGAGCATCTTTGCGCCCTTGTACGTGAAGGTAAAGTAGCCGAATCAAAAATTGATGAAGCAGTTCGCCGTATACTCAAACTAAAATTTGAGCTTGGCCTGTTTGATGACCCCTACAAGTATTGCAATGAAGAGCGCGAAAAGCAAACCATTGGCAAAAAAGAGTTTTTGGATGGTGTGCTTGATGTGGCAAAAAAATCAATTGTACTGTTGAAAAACGACAAGCAATTGCTTCCGTTGAAAAAGCAGGGACAAAAGATTGCACTTATCGGGGCGCTTGCAAATGACAAAACCAGTCCGCTTGGCAACTGGCGTATTGGCGCCGATGATAACACAGCTGTAAGTGTTCTTGAGGGAATGCAGCAATACAAAGGCAATACGCTCACTTATGCAAAAGGCGCTGACGTTGCCACAGGCAAAACAGTTATGGGGTTTAAAACGCATGTAAATGTAACTGATAAAAGCGGATTTGCCGAAGCTATCAACGCTGCAAAACAGGCAGATGTTGTGGTAATGGTATTAGGTGAACACGGCCTGCATACCGGCGAAGGCCGCAGCAGGAGTGAGCTTACCATACCCGGTGTACAGCAGGAGTTATTAGAAGCTGTACATAAGGTTAACCCAAATATTGTATTAGTGCTTACCAACGGAAGGCCATTGGCAATATCATGGGCAGCAGAGAATGTACCGTCAATTGTTGAAGCGTGGCATTTGGGTACGCAAAGCGGACACGCAATTGCACAGGTTTTGTATGGTGACTATAACCCAAGTGGCAAGCTGCCTATGACTTTCCCGAGAAATGTAGGACAGGTGCCTATTTACTATAACCATAAAAACACAGGTCGCCCTGGTGACGGGCAACCAACTGAAAGCGTGTTTTGGTCGCAATATAATGATGTGGACAATAGCCCCCTCTACCCTTTTGGACATGGCTTAAGCTATACCACTTTTGAGTACAGCAACCTTAAACTAAGCGGTAACTCATTTGCTGAAGGAGGTAATATTATTGTTTCGGTTGATGTAAAAAACACCGGCAAACTTGATGGCAAAGAGGTGGTGCAGTTTTATATACGCGACCTGGTGGCATCGGTAACACGGCCTGTTAAAGAACTGAAAGGATTTGAAATGGTTTCTCTAAAACCGGGAGAAACTAAGACAGTATCATTCAGCATCAACAAGAAAACAATAGAGTTCTATTCGGCTAATAAAATATGGGAAGCCGAGCCGGGAGAGTTCAAAGTGTTTGCAGGCGGAAGCTCTGCCACAAAACTTGAAGGCAATTTTAAATATACAGTGCAACAACCGCAAAGGCCATGAGAAAAATAACAACAATACTTTTGCTTAGTGGCCTCACCATGACGGCACAGGTTAAAAAAGGCAAATTGCTGTGGGAAGAAAACTTCAACGGTAAAGCCCTTAATGAAAAAGTGTGGAACTACGAGCTGGGTGACGGCTGCCCTAACATATGCGGGTGGGGCAATAATGAGCGACAGCTTTATACAACTACCAATCATACCCTTAAAGATGGGAAGCTCATCATTACGGCAAAAAAGAAGGCGACAAGTATACTTCTACCCGTATTACCACAGCCGGTAAAAAGAGTTTAAGTATGGCTATATTGAGGCACGCGCAAAATTGCCTGTAGGTCAGGGAATATGGCCTGCATTCTGGATGCTGGGCTCCAACATTAAGCAGGTTGGATGGCCAATGGCCGGTGAAATAGACATACTGGAATATGTGGGTAAAGAGCCGCACATGGTATTCACATCACTGCATACCAAAGACAGCCATGGCGAGACCATTAATACAAAGAAAACGGCTTTCCCAACTATTGAGGAAGGGTGGCATACGTATGCCATAAACTGGACAAAAGATAAAATTGAATTTTTTGTAGATGACAAAAGCGTGTACACTTTCGCTCCGGAAAACAAGACTACAGAAGTTTGGCCTTTTAACCAGCCGTTTTACTTTATTGTAAACGTAGCTATCGGCGGAAATTTTGGCGGGCCGACAGTAGATGACAGCATATTTCCTCAGGAATTTATGGTTGACTACATACGTGTATATGCCAACTAATAATAGTTTTTATATCAAAATTTGTTTAAGTTAGTTTCCAAAAAAGGCGCCCTATTAGGCGCCTTTTTTATTGAGTAAGCTTTATCAATGCGGAAGTTTATTCTTAAATAATCCGTAGATGAAGGTTCCGAGCAATGCACCTATAAGCACTATACCTATTCCCCAAAAACCTGCACCAATAAGAATATATATCGGGCCAGGGCAGGTACCAACAAGCCCCCAGCCTAAACCGAATATCGCTCCGCCTACAAGATAAGATGTGAAAGCTTTTTCCTTATCAGGAATAACAATAGGCTGGCCTGTAATGTCTTTTACATTATTTCGTTTTATCAACTGTATACCAATCACACCGGTAATAACCGCCACACCTATTATACCATACATATGGAACGACTGGAAATGGAACATCTCGTAAATGCGATACCAAGAAACAGCCTCACTTTTTGTAAGTACAATACCGAATACAATACCTACCAGCAAAAATTTTATAAACTTCATATTAATTCAGTATTAGAGGCAATAGCAGCCATGACATTAATAATCCCCCCGCAAAAAAACCTATCACAGCAATAAGAGATGGCAGCTGAAGATTGCTCAGCCCAGTAATAGCGTGGCCTGATGTACATCCGCCGGCATAGCGTGTACCAAAACCAACTAACAGCCCGCCTATGAGCAATATCGCTAATACTTTTGGCGACTCCAATGCTTCAGCGCTTGTAAGCGCATCTGGTAAAAGCTTACCGTTGGGTTCATCAACATTCATCTGGCGAAGTTCGGCAACAGTCTGCGGGTTTATCTGTACGCCGTTCCCATCGCTTAGATATGTAACTGCAATCCATCCTCCAATGGCAGCGCCCAGTATCACCACAAGGTTCCAGCGCTGAGCTTTCCAGTCAAATTTAAAAAAGTCGGCGGCTTTGTCTGCACCAAGCATCGTACACATTGTACGAAGGTTTGAAGACATACCGAATGTCTTGCCGAAATAAATCAGCGCCAGCATCACAGCGCCTATTAAAAAGCCCGATATATACCATGGCCAAGTTCCGTAAAAGCTATACATAGAAATAAATTTCAACAAAAATAGTTATTTTGGAAGGTACGGCACATTTATTACCTTTGAAATACAAATCACTGTCATGAAAAAATTTCTTTCTCTTCTTACCATACTTGTAATTGCCACCTCATGCATCAGCACAAAATCTACCCTTAAAAATGTAGATGACAAGGCGCCTATGCCTGCACTGTCAAAAGAAAAAACATTTGTTATTACTGAGATGAGCAGCGATAAAAACTATGGCTATGACCAGGATTATCCCGTAAATCTCGGCTTTATGCCTGCTCAGGCCGCAGAGATAAACGTAAAGCGTTATTTTGGGGCGCTATCCGGCCCAAATGGCGAAAAACTCACCTACACTAAAGTTGATACCTGCTGCCCCTTCCCTTCCCCAAAAAATGAGATGGGTGCGGGCCTGCTTGATATATATGAAGTAACCTGGCCGGGCCTTAACAAGCCGCACCGCATTTACATCAACCTGTATGAGCGCGGCAAAATAATGGCTCCGAAGGGTTTCGGTATACGTGAAATCAAGTAACAACAAAGGCCTCTGTTTAAGAGGCTTTTATTTTTATCTTTGCACAACAATTATAACACACAACATGAACTTAAAAGACATTCCACAAATAAAACATACAGGCAGCGGTAATTTCTTCCTCCTTGCAGGACCATGCGCTATTGAAGGCGAAGAAATGGCACTGCGAATAGCAGAAACAACCGTAGCAGTGACTGACAGGCTGAAAATACCATATATATTTAAAGGCTCATTCAAAAAAGCAAACCGTTCGCGTATAGACAGTTTTACCGGGATTGGCGACGAAAAGGCATTGCGCATACTCGAAAAAGTAAGTAAAGAATTCGGTGTACCCACAGTTACTGACATACATACCAATGAAGATGCGGCCATGGCGGCAGAGTTTGTTGATGTATTACAGATTCCGGCTTTTCTCGTTCGACAGACCGACCTCGTTGTGGCTGCCGCAGAAACCGGGAAAACCGTAAACCTGAAAAAGGCCAGTTCATGAGCCCTGAAAGCATGAAGCACGCTGTGCAGAAAGTACTTGACTGCAATAACGATAAGGTAATGATTACTGACCGTGGTACAATGTTCGGCTATCAGGATATGATTGTTGATTTTCGTGGAATCCCGACAATGAAGCAATTTGGCTCTACTGTGCTTGATGTAACACATTCACTGCAACAGCCCAACCAAACTGCAGGCGTTACAGGCGGAAGGCCGGACATGATTGAAACCATAGCCAAAGCGGGTATTGCCGTAGGTGTTGACGGTATTTTTATTGAAACGCATTTTGACCCGGCTAATGCAAAGAGCGACGGTGCCAACATGCTCCACCTTAACTACTTTGAAGGCCTGATGGAAAAGCTTACAGCTATACGCGAGACGATAAATAAGTTTTAGTTGATTTGTTGCTTCGTTAATTTGTCAATTTGTCGACATTTATCTGAAACCGTTAATTTGGTTTTAAAACTGGCAATTGCGATATAAAATCTTTCTACCTTCATACTATAAAACTTACAAGTATGAGATGGTCAGGCAGAAGGCAGAGCGGCAACGTTGAAGACAGGCGCGGCATGAGCGGCGGTAAAATAGTAGCCGGCGGCGGTATAATTGGTGTGATTGTACTACTGATAAACATGTTTATGGGTGGGGATAATTCGGCCATCATAAACGATATCCAGAACCAGATACAGCAGCAGGCCCCGGCAGGTGAAACGCGGGAACTTACCTCTGAAGAACAAAAGATGGGTGAGTTTGTAGCGACTGTACTAGCCGACACTGAAGATGTATGGGATAAGATTTTCCGTGAAAACGGAATGACTTATGAAAAGCCAAAGCTTGTATTGTTTACTGATGGTGTACAAACAGCATGTGGCAACGCGTCTTCAGCATCAGGACCTTTCTACTGCCCTCTTGATAAAAAGGTTTATATGGATTTGGCTTTTTTTAATGAACTTCAAACCCGGTTTGGCGCCAAAGGCGGAGACTTTGCTATAGCTTATGTTATAGCCCATGAAGTAGGCCATCACGTACAAACACTTTTAGGCACATCAACCAAAGTAAGGGAAATGCAGCAACAGACCAGTGAGGCCGGAGCCAACCGCCTAAGCGTTGCGCAAGAGCTTCAGGCAGATTTTTATGCTGGCCTTTGGGCACATTACAATGAAGAAATGAACAATGTACTTGAAGAAGGTGACATTGAAGAAGCCCTGAGCGCTGCCAATGCTGTTGGTGATGATGCCATACAAAACCGGACACAGGGCCATGTAGTGCCGGATTCTTTCACACACGGAACATCTGAGCAGCGGATGTACTGGTTTAAGAAAGGATTTACCACAGGAGATATTAAACAGGGTGACACATTTGCCGAATTGAGATAAAAATTAGCCTAATATTTCAGGCTTTTTTATTGTGATAATCAGCGTGTTAAATTTTTAACTAAAAAATATTAGGAGAAAGCAAAAATAAGCAAAACGGTTAAGACCGTTCATATACAGTGGTTTATAAAACGTGAGGCAAAATTTGGAAGTAGGTGTCCGACAAGTTTTGAGCTTAAAATGCCAAGGTTAGGTTACTAAATCGTTACTGAATACAACCAACCGAATGAAGATATAAAAACCTATATTTCAGTCATTTGCATCGCTTTTCATATTCCCTTGTAACTCAATGAAAGTTAATTTTAAACATTAAACAATTGAGTTATGGAACAAGAAAAAAGATCCACGTTCAAGCTGCTTTTCTACCTGAAAAAGAATGAACCTAAGAAGAATGGGAACGTCCCTGTTATGGGGCGTATCACTATTGACGGACACCAAAATCCTTTAGTACCAAACTGGACATAAACCCCAATAATTGGGATTTAAAGCACGGAAGGGTTTTGGGCAAAAGTGCCCAGGCGCTGAGCACCAATCTTAAATTGGATAATATACGGGTGCGTATCAATAATATTTACGATGATATGCTCAAAGATGAAGGCTTTGCAACTGCACAAAAAGTAAAGCTATCATTTTTGGGAGTTGGTGTTATGGATGATGCCATCCTTAAAGTATTCAAGGACCAGAATGAGAATTTTGAAAGAATGGTCAGCAAGGGCAAGCGTTCTCAAAACACCTTTAATAAATATAAGACTGTCTATAATCACCTTTCCGAATTTATCAAAGAACGCTATCACAGGGAGGATATGGCGTTTCGGGAACTTACCTCAGACTTTATCCGGAGTTCGATTTCTTTCTGCGCATAGATAAGGAATGTACGCATAACACAGTTTGGGTTTATACCATGCCGGTTATTGCATTGGCGGAACTGGCGATAAAAAAGGCTTGATTCGACAAAACCCTTTTGAGGATTATGAAATCAGCATGGAAGAAACTGATCGCAGCTATCTTTTAAAAGAGGATGTAGAAAAGTTAATGCTTCTAAAACCGTCCAAGTCCAAATACGAACTTTTAAAAGACCTCTTTATTTTCAGTTGCTTTACAGGGCTTTCTTATATTGATATTCAAAAGCTGAAATGGAGCAACATACAGTCTTTCTTTGACGGACACCAATGGATCATTAGCAGAAGGAAAAAATCAGACGTTGCTTCAAACGTTCGCTTATTGGAAATTCCGAAACGTCTTATTGACAAATACAGGGGTGTTACCCGTAATGAGTATGTTTTTCCCGTTCCTTCCAATGCTACCTGCAATAGCCACGTAAAGAAACCTAATAGAGGAAGCGGAAATTATTACAGAACAGAAAGTAACTTTCCATACTGCACGTCACACATTTGCTACCATGTTCCTGACCGAAGGTGTGCCACTTGAAAGCCTTAGCAAAATGATGGGCCATAAAAATATTTCTACCACACAGATCTATGCCAAGATCACAAGTCAGAAAATCAGTAAGGATATGGATTTAGTATCACATAAATTCGCGGGTATGGAAGCCGCATTTATTGACATGGAAGGAGATGTTCTTGTTTAAAAGCCATTATTTCGTGGTATAAATTTGAAGCAGGACTTATCCTGCTTTTTTATTGGCGATATCAAGACCTAAGCCACATTAAATTCGACCGTTATTTTTTAAATTTACGTAGAGAAAGTAAATATAAGCCACCTTCTAAAAGAATTTAAAAAATAACGAGATAATGGAAGAAATTGACCTTACAAAAATTAAATATTACCCAGACAGGTTTTACATCTGCTTGGATGGATTTGATGTTAACAACCTGACTACGTTCATAACGGATCTGCAAATTGGTCAGCAGCAGTCTATATTCATTCATGAATATTACCATTACCTTACCAACATTGCCACGCTACCTGGTATCCGCCAGTTTAACCTCAACTTTTGCGACAGGTTTCGTGCATCAACCATCTTAACAGCCAGAGAAGGGATCAATGCCTATCCAATCAATGCCAATACTTTTGAAAGCTGTGAGGATATGATAAAATACTGGAATGATGTTACAGCCATACTTGATGAAGACGATATTGACTATAAGGTTGTTGAGGACACAAACAATACCACGACTAAAAAATTCGGGATTGCATCCATAGAAAGAACAAATAGACCAATGGAAGTAGTTGTGGATGGGGTAATACATAATGGGGAAAGACATTTTATTACCATCCATACTACTGGTCTTGTCAACGTGCATAGCTTTAACCTGACATTTGGAGCAATGGACGAATTTTTGAGTTCCGCAATTGATGAATACCTTTTTGAAAATGACCTTTCGGACATTAACCCCAGTATGCTTAGTCAAAGGCCCTTTTATCCTTACTGTTTTTTTGAAGAACTGCTTTCATACTATGGCATAAGAAGACCCTCAGCATTTGAAAAAATCCTTATTGCTTACTTTGCCCTGAACTCATCGAATCCTCCGGTAATACTGATTGACATACTGGAAAAACTAAAGGACGGTGGCTATGAGCAATTTCAGACAGATCCGGAAGCATATTTACTTTCCAACTTTTTGGAAGCCCCCCAGTACAATGCAGTCCTTGACAATATAAAATCCTTTGCAGATGAAACGTCCCGCCAAGGTCGTATTCATATCTCCCAGGCATTGAAATATTACTACGACAAATTCTATCTTGCACAGAAACTAAAGGAAAAAGACTTTTTTTATTTTGTCAGACCATTTTTTGCTACCGGTGAGGATACCATCAGGTACAAACAGAAATTTCTCCTGGAGCTTTCCAGATTAATAAACCTTTTTACACCTCCTGTCATACTTAAAGACAAACAGTTTAGGTACGTTGATAAATTAACCACATTCGGTGAAGCTACGGTTTTGATATTGGCTACCTACGAAATTTTTGAAAGCATCAGGACAAATAGGATTGCATCAAGGCCAGCACACCAAAAAGCGAAGTACGCATTCCCTGATGGCGATCCCGATTGCGACAATTTTGAAAAATTCACCCCGCCACCCATCTACGGTATAGTATTCAGGCTTGCCCTCAACGAGCTGAACCTGTATGGCCCATATCTAAGGGAATTGGAACGCCTAAAACAGAATATCAGCTAAATATGGGTATTTCAAAACGACACCATTATATCCCACAGTTCCTTATCAAGAGATTTGCCGATGAGGACAATATGCTGTACCTGTATGATAAGGAAAAGGGAACCTTTGTAAAGGAGAAGAGAAGCCCAAAATCGGTTTTCTTTGAAATGAACAGGAATACCCTTGATTTTGGAGATACATTAAATGATAATCTTGAAAAGTTGTACGCTGAGCTTGATGAAAAATTTTCGCGTGATCTTAATGAAATTATTAAGTCCGAAAACATAAGCGAGGAAGGGCTGATGTCTTTACTGATAATGGTATCTTCATTAAAATGGCGGTTGCCCGTCAATGATAAATTGTTTGATGAAAAGGATAATCATTATACATACGATAAGCTGCCAATCTCGATAAAGGTCATAAATGACGATGGTTCTCAAAACAAAGAGGCAATTGAACATCTGCTCAATTCCGAAATTTTCAGCCGGACAAAACGCCTTATTTTCCCGTTCCTGCCATTCTATGAGAACGCTGAAATAACACCTGATAAATTATTGAAGCTGCATCAGAATAGTTATATTAATACAAATGACAAAATCACATCTATCCTGGGTGATTCGCCACTGATTGAAAGTAATAGTTCTGATATAGAGGATTTCGGAAATTTCATTTTACCTCTTGGGAATAAGGAAACTTTTATTTGCAACGATTCGGGCGATAAAAAAGTTAACAGTATCGCTTTCTATCTCAATAAGGATCTGGCGATATATCACCAGGCAAAAAAGTACGTGGTCTGTCGTGATAAGAATCACCTAGTTTCTATAATTAACACCTACCATACTGTACAGGGTGCCGGACAGGTAAATCTTATTCACGAACACATTTTTAAGTTCACTTAAATTCTTCTCAACATAACTGAGCCGGGGCTAAAAGCCCCGGCTTTTTTTATTACTGCACATTTTTCTTCATGGCTTTCACAGCCACTATTTCTGAAGCAATATTTCAAATATTCAATCTAGAAAATTTCTGTATTCCGATTACACGGGACCGTTTCCTAATGCCTTTTCCACCTGCTTCCACATAGTTTTTATTCAAGAGCCAGTATGCCGCTTTTGTTCCATTTTAAGAGCAAAGGTATGATCGTGTTCTTAACCCAGAAACAAGGTCATGCCCCTTGGGTTTGCCAAAAAATCTCCACCCATGCGGGTCGTATTTGTTTGGCAAAACCTTGTTCCTGCTAAACACTAACCTTTTATGCTCGTGAAACGAAACAAAGCATACTCCGGCTCTTTAGACGAATAAAAAAATGTCAGCAATGGAAAAATATAGCATTGAAAACGGTAACAGAGTGAAACGAAACTTCAGCACCTCCTCTCATTACCGAATAAATATAAA
This genomic interval carries:
- the bglX gene encoding beta-glucosidase BglX, producing the protein MKFKLITYIAAISGMILLGCSGTKSRSTSGTAAISLYERKADSVLKLMTLEEKVGQMNQYNGFWEVTGPAPKDGDAAKKYEHLRKGWVGSMLNVKGVKDVRALQKIAVEQTRLGIPIIFGYDVIHGYKTVSPIPLAEAASWDMDAIKKSAEIAAAEAAASGLNWTFAPMVDVSRDARWGRVMEGAGEDPYLNSVIAVARVKGFQGEKYDEFHLAACAKHFAGYSFAEAGRDYNTVDISDNTLHNIILPPFKAAAEAGVATFMNSFNELEGIPATGNHYLQRDILKNRWNYQGFVVSDWGSLGEMVAHGYAKDLKHASELAANAGSDMDMESSGYVEHLCALVREGKVAESKIDEAVRRILKLKFELGLFDDPYKYCNEEREKQTIGKKEFLDGVLDVAKKSIVLLKNDKQLLPLKKQGQKIALIGALANDKTSPLGNWRIGADDNTAVSVLEGMQQYKGNTLTYAKGADVATGKTVMGFKTHVNVTDKSGFAEAINAAKQADVVVMVLGEHGLHTGEGRSRSELTIPGVQQELLEAVHKVNPNIVLVLTNGRPLAISWAAENVPSIVEAWHLGTQSGHAIAQVLYGDYNPSGKLPMTFPRNVGQVPIYYNHKNTGRPGDGQPTESVFWSQYNDVDNSPLYPFGHGLSYTTFEYSNLKLSGNSFAEGGNIIVSVDVKNTGKLDGKEVVQFYIRDLVASVTRPVKELKGFEMVSLKPGETKTVSFSINKKTIEFYSANKIWEAEPGEFKVFAGGSSATKLEGNFKYTVQQPQRP
- a CDS encoding DUF6691 family protein is translated as MKFIKFLLVGIVFGIVLTKSEAVSWYRIYEMFHFQSFHMYGIIGVAVITGVIGIQLIKRNNVKDITGQPIVIPDKEKAFTSYLVGGAIFGLGWGLVGTCPGPIYILIGAGFWGIGIVLIGALLGTFIYGLFKNKLPH
- a CDS encoding YeeE/YedE family protein, which codes for MYSFYGTWPWYISGFLIGAVMLALIYFGKTFGMSSNLRTMCTMLGADKAADFFKFDWKAQRWNLVVILGAAIGGWIAVTYLSDGNGVQINPQTVAELRQMNVDEPNGKLLPDALTSAEALESPKVLAILLIGGLLVGFGTRYAGGCTSGHAITGLSNLQLPSLIAVIGFFAGGLLMSWLLLPLILN
- a CDS encoding 2-dehydro-3-deoxyphosphooctonate aldolase, whose translation is MKKFLSLLTILVIATSCISTKSTLKNVDDKAPMPALSKEKTFVITEMSSDKNYGYDQDYPVNLGFMPAQAAEINVKRYFGALSGPNGEKLTYTKVDTCCPFPSPKNEMGAGLLDIYEVTWPGLNKPHRIYINLYERGKIMAPKGFGIREIK
- a CDS encoding neutral zinc metallopeptidase — encoded protein: MRWSGRRQSGNVEDRRGMSGGKIVAGGGIIGVIVLLINMFMGGDNSAIINDIQNQIQQQAPAGETRELTSEEQKMGEFVATVLADTEDVWDKIFRENGMTYEKPKLVLFTDGVQTACGNASSASGPFYCPLDKKVYMDLAFFNELQTRFGAKGGDFAIAYVIAHEVGHHVQTLLGTSTKVREMQQQTSEAGANRLSVAQELQADFYAGLWAHYNEEMNNVLEEGDIEEALSAANAVGDDAIQNRTQGHVVPDSFTHGTSEQRMYWFKKGFTTGDIKQGDTFAELR
- a CDS encoding DUF4238 domain-containing protein, whose product is MGISKRHHYIPQFLIKRFADEDNMLYLYDKEKGTFVKEKRSPKSVFFEMNRNTLDFGDTLNDNLEKLYAELDEKFSRDLNEIIKSENISEEGLMSLLIMVSSLKWRLPVNDKLFDEKDNHYTYDKLPISIKVINDDGSQNKEAIEHLLNSEIFSRTKRLIFPFLPFYENAEITPDKLLKLHQNSYINTNDKITSILGDSPLIESNSSDIEDFGNFILPLGNKETFICNDSGDKKVNSIAFYLNKDLAIYHQAKKYVVCRDKNHLVSIINTYHTVQGAGQVNLIHEHIFKFT